aagaaacgTCCTAGAAAATGTTGTTTTAATCAGATCTCCTGTGACTTCATCAAATTCAGTCTTTTTATATAGACAGGAATCCGTTAGAGACTTTGGCAAACTCACTCCCgacattttcagtttcttcctgACATCACAAGTGATACTGCGAGCAAGGGATTCTGAAAAATGTAACAAGTCTGTACATTCTGTTCTCTGTGTGCTGATACTCCTTTTGTATGCTTGGTCTTCACAGCGATGAATGCTTCTTTTCACTTGCTGTACTGTCTCTTCATTCACGGTTTTGATCAGCTCCAGCTTACCATTCACCTGTGCGTTTTGCCCAGGAAATGTCTTTCTGTTGTATCTCAATTTGTTTTTTCTAGCAGCTTGCTGTAAGCCTGATTTGATAGACCTGTAAGCAAGCCTGCTAGCATACTGATCCATTAACAGCTCAGCATTACCACCTTCTCTTTTCAAAACTCGAATAATATGATCTGCGTATTCATCAGTCACGCTTTCACAGCTTGGGTATTTGGAAGTCAAACCTGTCACACCTGAACCTTGTGGTAAAGCAAGTACAGATGAGTctctctcccccagcccctggtCTCGCACTGGACCGCACTGTTCTTTGGAACTAAAATCTTTATCGCCTTTTCTGAGGTGAAGGCAATCCACCTGACAGTTAACCCGCTTCAACCTCAACAGTTTACAATGCCTTGATTTCACTATTTTCTTGGCCTCATTGATGACTTTTCCTGCCATATCACCTGCATAACTCCATAAAGAATTGCACGTCTCTTCTGGGATATTTATAAATGCAGTATATCCACATCTCTTGTTTTGCATACCCAACTGAACCTGTCTATCAGCttctctttcatttgttttacCATCTAAAAGGGACGCAGCCGTTTCAGTCGCTACCAAAATTATACGGCTAGCTAAGCAATCTGCATACCGAATCGTTTTTTCTGAACGCTCCTCTTTCTCAACAGGCATTTCAGAATGATCTTCATCTTCGCTACTTTCCACTTCTTCAGAAAGCGACCGCATGAGTTTCAGCATAAATTCCTCATTTTCCAAAGAGTCGTGTTTAGTTTCAGACAAACCAGAAACGGATGGATTGTACGGTGTAGAAGGTGGTGTTGCAGGTGCAAATTCCTTTGCTAATTCTCCCTTGAGTTTCTTCGACAGTTTTCTTAGGTTTCTTTCAGAACTACCTTGACATGGCACTAAAGGAGTTGGTGGGGGTGTATCAGGCATTACACAGGTATTTTCATCTTTGAGATTTGATTTATCTTCCATCTGCAAAGCATCTTCACTaccaaacatcactgaaaagctATTTGCATGCAGAAAACAATCAGCCTGCCTGTAAGTCAAAGGTCCTGACGATGGTTTCTGAGTATCACGGGATTTTGAAGGCTTGTTCAAGCATGTTATTGAGCAGCTTCCTGTGTCAGTAAAGTCCTCGAGAACATGCCTAGCAGAAGTCACAGTGGAAGAAGGTGGTGGTGATTTTGAAGAAAACCTGTGTCCTTTTTGTTCCTGCCAACAATCTTTAGATTCTGAAAAACACTGAACAGAATGAGCTGGAGTAAGAAGAAATTTACATGGATTATTCAAAGACATCTGTTGTTGTTCCGCAATTATAGAAACATTactttgtttctcagcctcctgctTCTTTATCACACATTGTTCTTTTCTACTGATACCTGCGCAAGTCTGTGAGCTCGCATTACATGCTAAATTCTCACTAGTGCTGCATAACACAGTTTTACTTTCATCCACAGATTGTTTTATGACATACTTGGCCAAGTGATCTGCAAACATATTCTTGGGGAAATCTTCACCAATACATCGCACGTTAGGTTTTTTATCTactatttttcttgttaaaaaatcTGTACACTCTTCTACCGCCTTCGTTACTCTAGATGAGGTTATGGCTTCATAAGCTTCATTTACTATCATATCTACCATAGTTCCAGAGAAAGTATTAATGCCTTTTGACCCAGTTGTTAACTCTGAATTATTGTTCATTCCAgatctgttatttttttgtttggtatcATTTTGGTTATGTAAGACCGCTGGATTTTCAGTACTTTGATTGTGATCTGAAGTTAGGTATACATTTCTGAAAGCAGCaacttcctcctctctctttctgcttGTGAAAAATGGATGAGTGGAGTCTTTGTATATTTTCATATTGTCATCAGAATTTGGAGCAGTGGGTATTTTTGCTTTATAAGCATCAGAGGAAACCTGACGTTGACAAAGAGCTCTTCCAGCTAAGGGCACAGGTATTGAACTTACAACACCAGAGGTGCAAAAAAGAGCTTGCTGTACTGTATATTCCTTCCTGGAATCTTGGATTGGCTTCACCGCTATCCTGTCATTAAAATTAGGAAAAACTGTGGAAGTCCGCGTTGACTCTAACATACTTTCTGCACTCACATATTTAATGTTGTCCATGGAAACACTAATGGCTGCTTGTGTTGTGAAGGTCACATCAACCTGAGATAGTTCAATAAAGGCCTCCTGAATGACAGATTCAGACAAATCTCTGGCATAGGATCTTACCACTTTGTCTTCATAATCAAATGATGAAGGCTGCACCGCTGTAGGTGTCGATGGATACGAAAACTGGCATACTTCCATGATTCCTTCAAACACAAGTTCTTCAGCAAGGTCCGCCGCAAACCGTGCAACGGCGTTggtaaatatttgtttctttacGTGCCGCAGTTCTTTCAAAGCGCCAGTTATAGCTTCACTCACCAAAAAGTTTGCTATCCCATTAATGGCACGCTCCTTCAGGGAGATTGCTCTACGTCTTCCAATCTCATAAAAAGCCATCTGAAAGACCGAAGAAGTCAACCTAGCAGCCAACTGACAAAGTGCATTGGTGCACGAAGAAACGCCTTTCTGCAGGTCTTTAAATGCACTGCCAAAACTTCTCTCAACTAATTCAGCTGCAAATTTTTGAATGCTATCTCTAATCATTAATGACTTATGTTTAGATTTCGCTTGCTTATCTGGCTCCTTACCAGCTTTCATTCCGAGACCTGCAGCTtgacctttttcttctttgaaagcaATCCCTTTGTGCTTCGAATCATTACCTGCACATACTTGTTCTGATGAGGACTCAGAATGAAAAACAGAACCCAGTATTTCAAATGAAACACTATCAGCATATGCTGAATAACTATTATAAACTGCATCATGGTGATTTTGACCTGTCCCGTCTCCACCAATGTTAATTCGACATAAACATTCAGAAGAACCACAGCTCCCTAGTGGACTGAAAGCCGATGATCTAATAGGGCTGAACAAGCCTCCGTTCTCTTCCCCTGATGTTTTAACTGGGCGAGGGGAATCCGGGACATCAAAGACACTGCTATATGGTGATTCTGGTTTACGAGGAGTTGGTTTCCTTACATTGGCTGGGAGAGTGGGACGATCAGACTTGAATTTCTGAGGATTCATTGTAACGCTTGCAGAAGACAATTGTTCGTGTGCAGTCCTCCTTTTCTGGGAGGGATTCCCTAGGATGGGATCCCTAATAACTTTACAAGAGTTTTCCAAGGCTTGCTCCAGCTCAAACTGATCAAAACTATCAAAAAATTCACTTACTTCTGAGTCTGAATCCTCTATACCGTCTTTCACTACTGGAATTTTTGGCAGCTGAAGTTTTGCCTTCAAGCTTTTTTGATACCCTTCTTCATCTAAGAAGATGATGGGGCTTGGGCTGGAGCAATCTGACTCAGAGGATTCagctggagaggaagaaaacaatgttttacaTAAAAAATTAACACTTTGACCAGAAGGATTATATGGCTTATAAAAACTCCTTTGTATCCAAGGATCAGAAATTGAGGTTGTAACTGAATTTTTCACTGAGGACAGTTCCTTAAGTCCCAAAATATCAATCAAAGTAGAAGATCTGGCAGATGATTTTCGACGTGCAGAACCCACAGGGATCTTTGAGTCAACAGCTTCTAAATATTGAGCAGGCATGGTCTGTGAAGCAGCATCTCGATGGTTTCGAGAACTCAAGCTGCAcgcacctgaaaagaaaaaaaaagaaaaaaagattgcttCAAAATCAAATtccacagaattacagaaaactGGGGATAGATTTTAACAGAAACAGCTTGGTTTGTTATTGTTGCAATATTCTAGCAGATCTTTAACGATTAAAgcaatctttcatttttttcaagtcCTATTATACTAATCTAATCACTGACAAACATTTTTTAGCATATGCAGTAGAACAAGATTCTATTTGATCTGCATCTGACATCAAGACTAGAATCTTTGGTTTACGAGTTCATAAAGTGTTGTGAAACGAACAGCAAAAAACCAGAAATTTCAACTGCATAAGATCCCTTTGCAAAATACTATTAATGTAGAAAAATAACTATTTATTTACATTTACTTTCTCATGAAATCCCAACAGTCTAAATTTCAGTTAACAATTTCTGCAATCAACAGCATGCAAGAGCTTTACCAGTACTTTGTATCTTTGAAGGCTCATCTTCATCTAAGTGTTCAAAAGCAGTGACAAAATCATCCTCAATTGAAGAAACTGACTGATTAGTGTCATCATCTTCTCCGTGGGATGTCTCCGCTTGATGTTTTTGCGATGAGTTTATCTCCACTGTGTATCTTATGCCTGTGGTATACTTGCTCATCAAGGTAAATATATAACCAACTTTGATCCTTGGGAATGAAGGAGACAGTCTCATCACACAGAACACTTCAGGAAGTCGATTCTTGAAAAagagagcaaaaggaaaacaaacagaataatCTCAGAATGATTTCCACTGTCAGGAGTAGCAAGGGATTCCTTCAATGCATTTTTATGAACAGTAACCTATTTTCAAGATAAGAAAGCGAATGGAACAGTTTGTGTAGAGTGACAGTTAAAATCACTTATTTTCATAACTTCTGCATTCTAAATAAATAAttgcaataaaacaaacaaaaaaaaaagttgtgtaaTACAACCCTGATAATACGTACTCAATAATCCACTAAAGAATGCATGTTAAAAATCTGTAGAGCAAGACAGTATTTCAAAGCATGTTTATGTTCAATAGTACTTCAGTTCACAGGATATTTGTTTCTTCAAGGTATTTTTTACCTTGTATGCAACATAGTTAAGTTTAACATGCATGATTAGTCAATATGGCTTTAAAAAGTTTGCTTTAACAACATTTATAACTGGAAATGATATAATTAACGTAATAATAATATTGGAAATcatattgaaataaaaataatggaaattatgTAATTAATAGCATTTATAGTTGTACATAATTTTGTAGGAAGAAAAGAGCTCACTGAGTTTTACCAACATCTGACATTCTCCTAATTTTTGGCACCTCCATTTCAAGAAGAGAAGTGTGCCGAGGATGAAAGCTTTgtctgagcagagcagagaggtaaCCTGACAAGTTTCGTCTTCTTTCCAAATTGGCAGCGAAAGGGACTATAATTGCCTAGCAGAAGCAAGCGTTCAGCACCATAATTAAGtacttgttaatttttttctgttaataataCAGCATTTGAAAGCACCAAgtttattttgagatttttctaacattcattttaaagaaattgcAGAAATATAACAACATTAATACTACTGTGGCTAAGATGGTCCAAAGACAAAAGCAAGACAGGGTGTGATATGACTGAACTCTTTATGAGGCCAAATGTAATGCTTCTTTAACCAAGACACACAAGAAGACACATAATGCTTACCTGATGTTTCACAACATAAGGTTTTTCCACGGTTTTCTTTACATCTTTTAGAAATATAACCTCATTTTCTTTTAGTTTGCACAACTGGAGCGATTTCAGAACATCTGGGAGCTCTGCAGAAACAGCTGCCAACTCCTGATTTAAATACACAAACACAATGAgaatacaaagtgaaaaaaacaacatGTAAATGATAGTAGGTTTGATCTCCTATTCCGCTAAATAGTAACAGTTGCTGATTTTGGTAaagcttctcttttcttccctatTTCTTGCCCCGTCCCCCACTTATTCTCTCGAATTGTGGTGTAAAGCTCGTGTAAACAAGCTTTAATTCAGTCCAAACTCATCTCCAGCTCACTCTTCTACCAGAAGAAATTCCACCGTTTCTCATGGGCCAGAAGAGGCTTAGAAGTCACAAAGTAGAATCTTGTAAGCCCTGAAAAGCAGCTGCACATCCTAAAAGGTACACAACTACAAAGAGAACACTGAACTTGGCTAATAATGATTCCCAGTGGATCTCTACATGCTCTTAGTGTGCTTAACTGGAATGGCTGTTTTGCCCCCTGTTACAAACACAGCAACAAAGCGCTGCTTTGAGCATGATCTTGGATAACTTTTAGACTTATCTAATATAGGAAAGGCCTACGAAagatttacaattttttttaaacagtctaaACACTACTGATCGATATGGTACAAAGCAAGTCCCCGTAAACCTACTCAGCCCAAATTTCTACAAATTCTAACTCTAGACAATCGAATAGTTCTTACCCATACTTGAATGTCTAGCCCTATTATCATTTGATTAATTAGCAACATTGATGCAACTTTGAATATAAATGGATtcagagtttgtttttctttttttaaagatcaaaCTATTACAGCAATCTCTACTAAGACCTAGACAGAGTAGAAGTGTGGAACTGCACTGTAAACAAGTATGTAACAGATTATACTGATGTGTAAATTGCACAGGAAAGTTAAATCCTCAGCTTCTTAAAATGGCACAGCACAACCCCACTACTATGCTATGCTTCcccttttaaaataacatttccttATCTAACTGTCCAGAATAATATCTTAAGGCATAACTGTAATACTAACTCCTGGTCCCCCACCAGCAATTCACAGCCAGCAGTCAATTCAGTAAAGTTTTAGCTTTGCAGATGACAATTGTACCATATTAATAAGCAGAACTCTACTAAGGAGAAGGTTACAAACCAAAATGCTTTTACACACaggtttttaacaaaaaaaaaaaaaaaacaaaaacaaacaaaaaacaacccacaccacAAAAAACACTACCAACCCTCCCTCCCTGAACACCACACACACGAAACAAATCCCCCTCCATTTAAGTAAGTTGTTCCAGACCATTCTAATACAAAGATTGACCCaggtaatattttaaatatatataaaacaccAATGAtcacattaaaataattattttcaattaTATTTAAAAACTTAAGTTTTTAAATGCTCGATACATATATTTTGTTTACATATAATACCAAAATTCCTCCATCTAAAAACCAGGTACTATTTAGAAGAAATCACCTGTGCTAAAGAACACTGTTTTCCAATATAGCTAGATATGTACCATACCTGCAAATGAGCAGTACCCATCTCTTCAGCAAAAGCTATAAATGT
The window above is part of the Opisthocomus hoazin isolate bOpiHoa1 chromosome 1, bOpiHoa1.hap1, whole genome shotgun sequence genome. Proteins encoded here:
- the AKAP11 gene encoding A-kinase anchor protein 11 isoform X5, encoding MDMYTRAQGNRRKPRISVKKSFGEAVLHSMKSLLHSRKELCNISAEECPNREEHDDFIELTFIAFAEEMGTAHLQELAAVSAELPDVLKSLQLCKLKENEVIFLKDVKKTVEKPYVVKHQNRLPEVFCVMRLSPSFPRIKVGYIFTLMSKYTTGIRYTVEINSSQKHQAETSHGEDDDTNQSVSSIEDDFVTAFEHLDEDEPSKIQSTGACSLSSRNHRDAASQTMPAQYLEAVDSKIPVGSARRKSSARSSTLIDILGLKELSSVKNSVTTSISDPWIQRSFYKPYNPSGQSVNFLCKTLFSSSPAESSESDCSSPSPIIFLDEEGYQKSLKAKLQLPKIPVVKDGIEDSDSEVSEFFDSFDQFELEQALENSCKVIRDPILGNPSQKRRTAHEQLSSASVTMNPQKFKSDRPTLPANVRKPTPRKPESPYSSVFDVPDSPRPVKTSGEENGGLFSPIRSSAFSPLGSCGSSECLCRINIGGDGTGQNHHDAVYNSYSAYADSVSFEILGSVFHSESSSEQVCAGNDSKHKGIAFKEEKGQAAGLGMKAGKEPDKQAKSKHKSLMIRDSIQKFAAELVERSFGSAFKDLQKGVSSCTNALCQLAARLTSSVFQMAFYEIGRRRAISLKERAINGIANFLVSEAITGALKELRHVKKQIFTNAVARFAADLAEELVFEGIMEVCQFSYPSTPTAVQPSSFDYEDKVCFSESKDCWQEQKGHRFSSKSPPPSSTVTSARHVLEDFTDTGSCSITCLNKPSKSRDTQKPSSGPLTYRQADCFLHANSFSVMFGSEDALQMEDKSNLKDENTCVMPDTPPPTPLVPCQGSSERNLRKLSKKLKGELAKEFAPATPPSTPYNPSVSGLSETKHDSLENEEFMLKLMRSLSEEVESSEDEDHSEMPVEKEERSEKTIRYADCLASRIILVATETAASLLDGKTNEREADRQVQLGMQNKRCGYTAFINIPEETCNSLWSYAGDMAGKVINEAKKIVKSRHCKLLRLKRVNCQVDCLHLRKGDKDFSSKEQCGPVRDQGLGERDSSVLALPQGSGVTGLTSKYPSCESVTDEYADHIIRVLKREGGNAELLMDQYASRLAYRSIKSGLQQAARKNKLRYNRKTFPGQNAQVNGKLELIKTVNEETVQQVKRSIHRCEDQAYKRSISTQRTECTDLLHFSESLARSITCDVRKKLKMSGVSLPKSLTDSCLYKKTEFDEVTGDLIKTTFSRTFLPFSPDHKLYHSTGSLNENGYSEGIVQAIEQYARKVADDTLEMSLESAVLHVAENRKNGERLSYTEKLSPFSGTVCRCCSMKEHRYCTESTSHHLPVQESSIPVRHFLPSGLGGACQKSRVFQLDIPKIHIDVEQKTAFSDKGATAAVEKAEGELSYTSLTADSGIGQDGVSFAESLTTEIMTSAMTNIGQAVNISSVGREGFHSVESIVSQQLSLSIGEDSTGSWSNLSFEDEHPDESSSFLHLSDSSAVFSSSPGSNGNSSSWSSLGLEGDMYEENLSFPTSDSDGTEDKDDDSKDAVEGMEQIRKTLTIVNIDLEPNLVDPQLRAALQWLAASETEVSDLHFHDNATREFVFLSRRLRERDWKVGDLLQAVLRYCEMIEKASDEEQALNKSLVAWLLESV